One Pogoniulus pusillus isolate bPogPus1 chromosome 10, bPogPus1.pri, whole genome shotgun sequence genomic window carries:
- the SEC61B gene encoding protein transport protein Sec61 subunit beta, with amino-acid sequence MPGPNPSATSVGSSGRSPSKAVAPRAAGSTVRQRKNASCGTRSAGRATSTGTGGMWRFYTEDSPGLKVGPVPVLVMSLLFIASVFMLHIWGKYTRS; translated from the exons ATG CCCGGGCCCAACCCCAGCGCCACCAGCGTCGGCTCCTCCGGCCGCTCCCCCAGCAAGGCCGTGGCTCCCCGCGCGGCGGGCTCCACCGTCCGACAGCG GAAGAATGCCAGCTGTGGGACAAGAAGTGCAGGCCGTGCCACTTCCACAGGTACTGGTGGGATGTGGCGGTTCTACACTGAGGACTCTCCAGGGCTCAAAGT tGGGCCTGTTCCAGTTTTGGTCATGAGTCTTCTTTTTATTGCTTCTGTGTTTATGCTGCACATCTGGGGTAAATACACTCGTTCATAG
- the ALG2 gene encoding alpha-1,3/1,6-mannosyltransferase ALG2, which yields MEAAGEGPSVLFLHPDLGLGGAERLVVDAALALQARGCRVQIWTAHYDPERCFAETRGLSVQQAGGWLPRSLWGRGHALCAALRMVFVALYVLLLSGQRVDAFICDQVSACIPVLRLARTRKKVLFYCHFPDQLLTKRESLLKRIYRLPLDWLEEYTTGMADCIVVNSKFTASVFKDTFKSLAHINPDVLYPSLNISGFETIAPADIADLIPKKRKFLFLSINRYERKKNLALALKALHELRGRLDSQEWSEVHLVMAGGYDKRVLENVEHYEELRGLAAKLGLNDHVTFVRSFSDEQKVSLFSNSVCVLYTPSNEHFGIVPLEAMYMRCPVIAVNSGGPLESISHNVTGFLCDPLPTQFSEAMEKFVRDPLLKDTMGAAGRARVMEKFSSEAFTEQLYQYICRLTQ from the exons ATGGAGGCGGCCGGGGAGGGCCCGTCCGTGCTCTTCCTTCACCCGGACCTGGGGCTGGGCGGGGCGGAGCGGCTGGTGGTGGACGCGGCGCTGGCGCTGCAGGCGCGGGGCTGCCGGGTGCAGATCTGGACGGCGCACTACGACCCGGAGCGGTGCTTCGCGGAGACGCGAGGGCTGTCGGTGCAGCAGGCCGGCGGGTGGCTGCCGCGCAGCCTGTGGGGCCGCGGGCACGCCCTGTGCGCCGCCCTGCGCATGGTCTTCGTGGCCCTGTACGTCCTGCTGCTCAGCGGCCAGCGGGTGGACGCCTTCATCTGCGACCAG GTGTCCGCTTGCATTCCTGTACTTAGACTGGCCAGAACTCGTAAGAAGGTTTTGTTTTACTGTCACTTTCCTGATCAGCTTCTGACCAAGAGAGAATCTCTCCTGAAGCGCATCTACAGACTACCACTTGACTGGCTGGAAGAGTACACGACTGGCATGGCAGACTGTATTGTTGTGAACAGCAAGTTCACTGCCAGTGTGTTCAAGGACACATTTAAGTCCTTGGCTCACATAAACCCAGATGTCCTCTACCCATCGCTCAACATCAGTGGCTTTGAAACAATAGCTCCTGCAGACATAGCTGACCTGATACCGAAAAAGAGAAAGTTCTTGTTTCTGTCCATTAATCGATACGAGAGAAAAAAGAATCTAGCGTTGGCTCTCAAAGCTTTGCATGAACTTCGAGGAAGACTTGATTCTCAAGAGTGGAGTGAGGTTCACCTAGTTATGGCAGGTGGTTATGATAAACGAGTTCTGGAAAACGTGGAGCACTATGAAGAGCTGAGAGGGCTTGCAGCCAAGCTTGGTCTGAATGACCACGTCACTTTTGTGAGATCATTCTCAGATGAACAGAAAGTCTCTCTTTTTAGTAACTCAGTATGTGTGCTTTATACACCAAGCAATGAACATTTTGGTATTGTTCCTCTGGAGGCAATGTATATGAGATGTCCAGTTATAGCAGTTAATTCAGGTGGTCCTTTAGAATCAATCTCGCATAATGTTACAGGATTTTTGTGTGATCCTCTGCCAACACAATTCTCAGAGGCCATGGAAAAATTTGTGAGAGATCCTCTCTTAAAGGACACAAtgggagcagctgggagagcCAGAGTTATGGAAAAATTTTCTTCCGAAGCATTCACAGAACAGCTGTACCAATACATATGCAGATTAACACAATAA